In one window of Romboutsia hominis DNA:
- a CDS encoding cobyric acid synthase, producing the protein MGKKIMLQGTASNVGKSILTAGLCRIFKQDGYSVAPFKSQNMALNSFITKEGLEMGRAQVFQAEACGIEPIADMNPVLLKPSGNHRCQVIVRGKVRDDISSSEYHDYKPILAKELKTIFNQFSENYDVVVMEGAGSTAEINLREHDIANMGMAEIADAPVIIVGDIDRGGVFASLAGTMLLLSEEERKRVKGVIINKFRGRKELLYDGIKMLEEIIKVPVLGVVPYSDIKIEDEDSVTTRFKTKMKKSDIHIEIIRTPHMSNFTDFNIFETQEDVSIRYVDYVETLSNPDMIILPGSKSTIDDLKYIRESGLEEQIKDLQKKGKLVFGICGGYQMLGKKLKDPYHVEGEIEEIDGIGLLDIETTFEKEKTTTQVNATICKNLNGYLANLSGMKVKGYEIHMGISDIGKEVYNLNEINNKLGEDVSYLEGSVNKEGNVVGTYLHGIFDEIDFTRALLNNIREEKGLERIDTKVTSFEAFKQNEYDKLADLLREHLDIEKIYKIMEEHEEEI; encoded by the coding sequence ATGGGAAAAAAGATAATGTTACAAGGTACAGCATCAAATGTTGGAAAAAGTATATTAACAGCTGGTTTATGTAGGATTTTCAAACAAGATGGATATAGTGTAGCACCATTTAAATCTCAAAATATGGCGTTAAATTCTTTTATAACAAAAGAAGGTTTAGAAATGGGAAGAGCACAAGTATTTCAGGCGGAAGCTTGTGGAATAGAGCCAATTGCAGATATGAATCCAGTACTTCTAAAACCATCAGGTAATCATAGATGCCAAGTTATAGTAAGGGGTAAAGTTAGAGATGATATATCATCATCAGAATACCATGATTATAAACCAATACTTGCTAAAGAACTTAAAACTATATTTAATCAGTTTAGTGAGAACTATGATGTTGTTGTTATGGAGGGGGCAGGTAGTACAGCAGAAATAAACTTAAGAGAACATGACATTGCTAACATGGGTATGGCAGAAATCGCAGATGCTCCTGTAATAATAGTGGGGGATATCGATAGAGGTGGAGTTTTCGCATCACTAGCAGGTACGATGCTTTTACTAAGTGAAGAGGAAAGAAAAAGAGTCAAAGGTGTAATAATAAATAAATTTAGAGGAAGAAAAGAACTTTTATATGATGGCATAAAAATGCTTGAAGAAATAATAAAGGTTCCTGTCCTTGGAGTAGTGCCATATAGTGATATAAAAATAGAAGATGAAGACAGTGTAACAACTAGATTTAAAACTAAAATGAAAAAGAGTGATATACATATTGAGATAATTAGAACACCTCATATGTCTAATTTCACAGATTTTAATATATTTGAGACTCAAGAAGATGTGAGTATTAGGTATGTTGATTATGTAGAGACTCTTTCAAATCCAGATATGATAATACTTCCTGGAAGTAAAAGTACTATAGATGACCTTAAGTATATAAGGGAAAGTGGTCTAGAGGAACAAATAAAAGATTTACAGAAAAAAGGAAAGTTAGTATTTGGGATATGTGGTGGATATCAAATGTTAGGCAAGAAATTAAAAGACCCTTACCATGTAGAAGGCGAAATTGAAGAAATAGATGGTATAGGACTTTTAGATATAGAAACTACATTTGAAAAAGAAAAAACAACTACACAAGTGAATGCCACTATATGTAAAAATTTAAATGGATATTTAGCAAATTTATCAGGAATGAAAGTAAAAGGTTATGAAATTCATATGGGAATAAGTGATATAGGTAAAGAAGTATATAACCTAAATGAAATAAACAATAAATTAGGAGAAGACGTAAGCTACCTAGAAGGAAGTGTAAATAAAGAAGGTAATGTAGTAGGAACTTATTTACATGGAATATTTGATGAAATAGATTTTACTAGAGCTCTATTAAATAATATCAGAGAAGAAAAAGGCCTTGAAAGAATAGACACTAAAGTAACTTCTTTCGAAGCCTTTAAGCAAAATGAATATGATAAACTAGCTGATTTACTAAGAGAACATTTAGATATAGAGAAGATATATAAAATAATGGAAGAACATGAAGAAGAAATATAA
- a CDS encoding histidine phosphatase family protein, translated as MTKLVLVRHALTTDNQSKRLSGHIDSVVSEVGIKQIEKLTKYLDGIHIDKIYTTTSSRTKDTVKDVAKKKGIEIIEKETLKEISFGDFEGITFDDIKKNYPEEFNSMIEKGYEYRYPNGESLIDSFTRVSNEVKEIISMDKGKTILICSHGGTIRNIISYLVSGSYKYHWNFKIDNASVSILEVEDGFAVIDSMNNTSFINN; from the coding sequence ATGACTAAATTAGTTTTAGTAAGACATGCATTGACTACAGATAATCAAAGTAAAAGATTATCAGGACATATAGACAGTGTAGTTAGTGAAGTTGGAATTAAGCAAATAGAGAAATTAACCAAATACTTAGATGGTATACATATAGATAAGATATACACAACAACATCTTCAAGAACAAAAGATACTGTAAAAGATGTTGCAAAGAAAAAAGGGATAGAAATAATAGAAAAAGAAACATTGAAAGAAATTAGTTTTGGGGATTTTGAGGGGATTACTTTTGATGACATAAAAAAGAATTATCCAGAAGAATTTAACTCGATGATAGAAAAAGGATATGAGTACAGATATCCAAATGGTGAAAGTCTTATTGATTCATTTACAAGAGTATCAAATGAGGTTAAAGAAATTATAAGTATGGATAAAGGCAAAACAATACTTATATGTTCTCATGGAGGAACTATAAGGAACATAATAAGTTATTTAGTATCAGGAAGCTACAAATACCATTGGAATTTTAAAATAGATAATGCATCAGTAAGTATTTTAGAAGTAGAAGATGGATTTGCAGTCATAGATAGTATGAATAACACAAGTTTTATAAATAATTAA
- the cobS gene encoding adenosylcobinamide-GDP ribazoletransferase: MKRFISILQFMTRIPINIDVGFDDEFHKTITYFPLVGFVLGILLFIIGTVSNILFDPFITSILVTLGSVILTGGLHIDGLGDTFDAIYSYRDKEKMLEIMKDSRLGTNSLLAIVFLILLKIGFIYSLINNNLMWTIIFMPVIGRLGVIRLTYKTVTPREKGMGNLFIGKATTSMFLTAILYTMALIILVAKFVFNSSMTLPILASIIVIILFNQLFKNHIYKKIDGVTGDILGCSIELGEVIYLLYIYLIIG, translated from the coding sequence ATGAAAAGATTTATATCAATACTTCAGTTTATGACTAGAATTCCAATAAATATAGATGTAGGATTTGATGATGAATTTCATAAAACTATAACATATTTTCCACTGGTAGGGTTTGTATTAGGTATTTTATTATTTATAATTGGTACTGTATCAAACATATTATTTGATCCATTTATAACATCAATATTGGTAACCTTAGGTTCTGTTATATTGACAGGGGGATTACATATTGATGGATTGGGAGATACATTTGATGCTATATATAGTTATAGGGATAAGGAAAAAATGCTAGAAATAATGAAAGATTCAAGACTTGGGACAAATTCATTATTGGCTATAGTATTTTTAATTTTGCTTAAGATAGGTTTTATATATAGCTTAATAAACAATAATTTAATGTGGACTATAATATTTATGCCTGTTATAGGTAGACTTGGAGTAATAAGATTAACTTATAAAACTGTTACACCAAGAGAGAAAGGAATGGGAAACTTATTTATAGGTAAGGCAACTACATCAATGTTTTTAACTGCAATACTATATACGATGGCATTGATTATATTAGTAGCCAAATTTGTATTTAATTCTTCGATGACGTTGCCTATATTAGCATCTATAATAGTTATTATTTTATTTAATCAATTATTTAAAAATCATATATACAAAAAAATTGATGGAGTTACAGGAGATATATTAGGGTGTAGTATAGAACTTGGAGAAGTTATATATTTACTTTACATATATCTTATAATAGGGTAA
- the cobU gene encoding bifunctional adenosylcobinamide kinase/adenosylcobinamide-phosphate guanylyltransferase translates to MSKVILVTGGARSGKSSFAEQLCKDRNNNTAYIATSIPFDDEMKDRVKKHKESRPQNWKTYEIYKDIYSIIEDISKSHKTVILDCVTLLVNNLMFTHDIDIENATQDEINELEKYIKDQVNKLIEEIRKTELYFVAVTNELGMAVVPANKLSRVYTDIVGRINQQIAAQSDEVYFVVSSIPMKIKG, encoded by the coding sequence ATGAGCAAAGTTATACTAGTAACTGGTGGAGCAAGATCAGGAAAAAGTAGTTTTGCAGAACAATTATGTAAAGATAGAAATAACAATACTGCATATATTGCAACATCGATACCCTTTGATGATGAGATGAAAGATAGGGTAAAAAAACATAAGGAAAGTAGACCACAAAACTGGAAAACATATGAAATATATAAGGATATATATTCTATAATTGAGGATATATCTAAATCTCACAAAACAGTTATATTAGATTGTGTAACTTTATTAGTGAATAATTTAATGTTTACGCATGATATAGATATTGAAAATGCAACACAAGATGAGATAAATGAATTAGAAAAGTACATAAAAGATCAAGTTAATAAACTGATAGAAGAGATAAGAAAAACAGAACTTTATTTTGTTGCTGTTACTAATGAATTAGGAATGGCAGTAGTTCCTGCTAATAAACTTAGTAGAGTATATACGGATATAGTAGGTAGAATAAATCAACAAATAGCAGCCCAAAGTGACGAAGTCTATTTTGTAGTTAGTTCAATACCTATGAAAATTAAGGGATAA
- the cobT gene encoding nicotinate-nucleotide--dimethylbenzimidazole phosphoribosyltransferase, with translation MNSLDYVLNNIDSLDRESMDEAKKRLDRLIKPVGSLGKMEEICMQLAGIYRKKELDTSKKAIIAFAGDHGVYEEGVAPDPQSITYLQFPNFTKGLNGVGVISKFVGADVIAIDVGINCDHKLDGVIDKKIRKSTSNMAKGPAMSRDEAIKSIEIGIEAANECIDNGYKLIGIGEMGICNTTPSSAIISVIDGCDPAEVTGMGAGLKKDRIKHKADTIRKAIELNKPNREDAIDILSKVGGFEIGSMAGVILACSARNVPVVLDGFISYAAALLAYTLNPITREYMIASHTSAEPGTQKALDMLNLSTVLNMDMRLGEGSGAALAFNIIEASNYTYTNMATFDEIDMGR, from the coding sequence ATGAATTCACTAGATTATGTATTAAATAATATAGATTCACTAGATAGAGAATCTATGGATGAAGCTAAAAAAAGATTAGATAGACTTATAAAGCCAGTTGGAAGTTTAGGTAAGATGGAAGAAATTTGTATGCAATTAGCTGGGATATATAGAAAAAAAGAGCTTGATACATCTAAAAAAGCTATTATAGCATTTGCTGGAGATCATGGTGTTTATGAAGAAGGTGTAGCTCCGGATCCTCAAAGTATAACTTATCTTCAATTCCCGAACTTTACAAAAGGATTAAATGGAGTAGGAGTTATAAGTAAATTTGTAGGAGCAGATGTAATAGCTATAGATGTTGGTATAAATTGTGACCATAAACTAGATGGTGTGATTGATAAAAAGATAAGAAAATCTACATCTAATATGGCTAAGGGACCTGCAATGAGTAGAGATGAAGCTATAAAATCCATAGAAATAGGGATAGAAGCAGCAAATGAGTGTATAGATAATGGTTATAAGCTTATAGGAATAGGTGAAATGGGTATATGTAACACTACACCAAGTAGTGCTATAATATCTGTAATAGATGGATGTGATCCAGCAGAAGTTACAGGAATGGGAGCTGGACTTAAAAAAGATAGAATAAAGCATAAAGCTGATACTATAAGAAAAGCTATAGAACTAAACAAGCCAAATAGAGAAGATGCTATAGATATATTATCGAAGGTTGGCGGATTTGAGATAGGTTCTATGGCAGGAGTTATATTAGCATGTAGTGCTAGAAATGTTCCTGTTGTATTAGATGGATTTATATCTTATGCAGCTGCTCTTTTAGCCTACACTCTAAATCCAATAACTAGGGAATATATGATAGCATCTCATACATCAGCAGAGCCAGGTACACAAAAAGCACTAGATATGCTAAATTTAAGTACTGTATTAAATATGGATATGAGATTAGGAGAAGGTAGTGGTGCAGCACTTGCATTTAATATAATTGAAGCATCAAATTATACATATACAAATATGGCGACATTTGATGAGATAGATATGGGAAGATAG
- the hemL gene encoding glutamate-1-semialdehyde 2,1-aminomutase, giving the protein MKNEKSSKIYEEAIEYIPGGVNSPVRAFKSVGLDPIFIDRAHGSRIYDVDGNEYIDYICSWGPLMLGHSPKEIVEGIEEVVSRGTSYGVPTAIEVEMAKIIVEAYPAIDQVRMVNSGTEATMSALRVARGFTKRNKILKFEGCYHGHSDALLVKSGSGTITYGVPTSPGVPSDVVKDTLVCRYNDLDAVREIFKTQGHEIAAVIVETVAGNMGVVPGKQEFLQLLRDITKEYGSVLIFDEVITGFRLNYSSSVGYFGIKPDMVCFGKIIGAGLPVGAYGGTKEIMSMVSPVGPVYQAGTLSGNPLAMYMGKKNLEILRDNPQIYKELEEKAIRLEEGLKSNIEKLGLNYTVNRAGSLVCLFFTHGPIENYDDVTRCDVSKFNKYFEELLKRGILLAPTQFEAMFLSNAHTNEDIDYTINASYEALKIAHNL; this is encoded by the coding sequence ATGAAAAACGAAAAGTCATCAAAGATATATGAAGAAGCAATAGAATATATACCTGGAGGGGTTAATAGCCCAGTTAGAGCGTTTAAATCAGTAGGATTAGATCCAATATTTATAGATAGAGCACACGGAAGTAGAATATATGATGTTGACGGAAATGAATATATAGATTATATATGCTCTTGGGGACCACTTATGCTAGGTCATAGCCCAAAAGAAATAGTAGAGGGAATTGAAGAAGTTGTATCTAGAGGAACTAGCTATGGAGTTCCAACAGCTATAGAAGTTGAAATGGCTAAGATAATAGTAGAAGCATATCCAGCTATAGATCAAGTACGTATGGTAAATTCAGGGACTGAGGCAACTATGAGTGCATTAAGAGTAGCTAGAGGATTTACAAAAAGAAATAAAATATTAAAGTTTGAAGGTTGCTACCATGGTCATTCAGATGCTTTATTAGTTAAGTCTGGTTCAGGAACAATAACATATGGAGTACCAACTAGCCCTGGAGTTCCATCTGATGTAGTTAAAGATACATTAGTTTGTAGATACAATGATTTAGATGCAGTAAGAGAAATATTTAAAACTCAAGGACATGAAATAGCCGCTGTAATAGTTGAAACAGTAGCAGGAAACATGGGTGTAGTTCCAGGTAAGCAAGAGTTCTTACAATTATTAAGAGATATAACTAAAGAATATGGAAGTGTTTTAATATTTGATGAAGTTATAACAGGATTTAGATTAAATTATAGTAGCTCTGTTGGATATTTTGGAATAAAGCCAGATATGGTATGTTTCGGTAAAATAATAGGAGCAGGACTTCCTGTTGGTGCTTATGGTGGAACTAAAGAAATAATGAGTATGGTTTCTCCAGTTGGACCAGTATATCAAGCTGGTACATTATCAGGAAACCCACTAGCTATGTATATGGGTAAAAAGAACTTAGAAATATTAAGAGATAATCCTCAAATCTATAAAGAGTTAGAAGAAAAAGCTATAAGATTAGAAGAAGGATTAAAATCTAATATAGAAAAATTAGGTCTTAACTACACAGTTAATAGAGCTGGTTCATTAGTTTGTTTATTCTTTACACATGGACCAATAGAAAACTATGATGATGTTACAAGATGTGATGTTTCTAAGTTTAATAAGTATTTTGAAGAGTTATTAAAAAGAGGAATTCTTTTAGCTCCTACACAGTTTGAAGCAATGTTCTTATCAAATGCTCATACTAATGAGGACATAGATTATACTATAAATGCTAGTTATGAGGCATTAAAAATAGCTCATAATCTTTAA
- the hemA gene encoding glutamyl-tRNA reductase, with amino-acid sequence MNIGVIGVNHNVAPIEIREKVSFTDIQKIEAINYLLDKEIEEIIILSTCNRSEIYIQSKNIENKIKIVEEFYESFFNLPGVKQYLFTKKDRDAIEHIYKVSAGLDSIVLGEDQILGQVRDAHEFSMQLGASKKKFNKLFREAITVSKDIKTKTKISQQPLSISYIGVRFLEEKLGNLEGKNALVIGIGKMSKLTMKHLEEGKVNTIYVSNRSHGKIKEIENDYKNIVPIQYNDRYKVLNDVDMVISATASPHIIIKADEMPKIERKIYMMDIALPRDIDPDINKLENVELYDIDDLKQIHDKNDQKRKELANIGLGMINESIDEFVEWLDSTNIDPTIESLNERCDEIREDTLDYIFRKINLDNREKKIIEKMMTSALKRLIREPIINLKQTKDKGKREEYMKMVEELFEI; translated from the coding sequence ATGAATATAGGGGTGATAGGAGTTAATCATAATGTAGCTCCCATAGAGATAAGAGAAAAAGTTTCTTTTACAGATATACAAAAAATAGAAGCTATAAATTATTTATTAGACAAAGAAATAGAAGAAATTATAATACTATCTACATGTAATAGAAGTGAAATATATATTCAATCAAAAAATATTGAAAACAAAATAAAAATTGTAGAAGAGTTTTATGAATCATTTTTCAATTTACCTGGAGTTAAACAGTATTTATTCACTAAAAAAGATAGAGATGCTATAGAGCATATATACAAAGTTTCTGCAGGTTTAGATTCTATAGTGTTAGGTGAAGATCAAATATTAGGTCAAGTCAGAGATGCACATGAATTTTCTATGCAATTAGGAGCTAGTAAGAAAAAATTCAACAAGCTATTCAGGGAAGCTATCACAGTTTCTAAAGATATAAAAACCAAAACTAAAATATCACAACAGCCATTATCAATAAGTTACATAGGGGTTAGATTCTTAGAAGAAAAACTAGGCAATTTAGAGGGGAAAAATGCACTAGTTATAGGAATTGGTAAGATGAGTAAGTTGACAATGAAACATTTAGAAGAAGGAAAAGTTAATACCATATATGTTTCAAATCGTAGTCATGGGAAAATAAAAGAGATAGAAAATGATTATAAAAATATTGTACCTATACAATATAACGATAGATATAAAGTGTTAAATGATGTTGATATGGTAATAAGCGCAACGGCATCTCCACATATTATAATAAAGGCAGATGAAATGCCAAAGATTGAAAGAAAAATATATATGATGGATATAGCTCTTCCTAGAGATATAGATCCAGATATAAATAAGTTAGAGAATGTAGAACTCTATGATATAGATGATTTAAAACAAATACATGATAAGAATGATCAAAAGAGAAAAGAGTTAGCTAATATTGGCTTAGGAATGATAAATGAAAGTATAGATGAATTTGTAGAGTGGCTAGACTCAACTAATATAGATCCTACGATAGAATCTTTGAATGAAAGATGCGATGAAATAAGAGAAGATACATTAGATTATATTTTTAGAAAGATCAATCTTGATAATAGGGAGAAAAAAATTATTGAAAAGATGATGACTTCTGCCCTAAAGAGACTTATAAGAGAACCGATAATAAATTTAAAGCAAACTAAGGATAAAGGCAAAAGAGAAGAATATATGAAAATGGTAGAAGAACTATTCGAAATATAA
- the trhA gene encoding PAQR family membrane homeostasis protein TrhA, producing the protein MNNYLREPINGFTHLAGAILSFIGLLALVIKTTLNTPSTLELTAVIIFGLSMILLYAASATYHLVISSDKVIGFLRRLDHAMIFVLIAGSYTPFCLIALDGPTGWILFGVIMATAIAGISFKLIWFNCPRWISTAIYVAMGWISIFLISPLYKALSFHGLSLLVLGGVFYTIGALIYATKPKFLEFKYLGFHEIFHIFIMLGSLTHFFCVFNFVI; encoded by the coding sequence ATGAATAATTATCTTAGAGAGCCAATTAATGGTTTCACACACCTTGCTGGTGCAATCTTATCCTTTATTGGTCTACTAGCATTGGTAATAAAAACAACATTAAATACCCCATCTACTTTAGAGCTAACAGCTGTAATAATATTTGGATTAAGTATGATTCTTCTATATGCAGCTTCTGCAACTTATCATTTAGTTATTTCTAGTGATAAGGTAATAGGATTTTTAAGAAGATTAGACCACGCTATGATATTTGTTTTAATAGCAGGTTCATATACACCATTTTGCTTGATAGCTTTAGATGGTCCTACTGGATGGATTTTATTTGGAGTTATAATGGCTACTGCTATTGCTGGCATATCTTTTAAATTAATTTGGTTTAACTGCCCTAGATGGATTTCAACAGCTATATATGTTGCTATGGGATGGATTTCTATATTTCTTATTAGTCCATTATATAAAGCTTTATCATTCCATGGACTTTCTTTACTTGTATTAGGTGGAGTTTTTTATACTATAGGAGCTTTAATATATGCAACTAAACCAAAATTTTTAGAATTTAAATACTTAGGTTTTCACGAAATCTTCCACATATTTATAATGCTTGGAAGTTTAACTCATTTTTTCTGTGTATTTAATTTTGTCATATAA
- a CDS encoding HAMP domain-containing sensor histidine kinase, whose translation MKWKLTLKYLLSTVIVAMIVVQLNIAIAIFISVMINADSSQNGHGIFNNVEAFVRDFNKNIFNDTDDINNVYVNDKGKEILKKDKMWIQILDSDGSVIYKYNAPNNIRNKYTPVQLINTYKYAGVEDNKSTVLVAEKNINNYSYTYLIGFPMNKVSRTSIVTESESLRNIISKVILAIIIVDCIVATVIGYIFSKSLTKPVKSIIGGVEDLAGGNYESYYKEKGIYKPVFNKLNNLADTLKSNERERKKIESMRNEWIANISHDIKTPLASIKGYAELMSSGYDIEVDEVSQYAEIIDSKANYIKELVDDLNLTMKLKDGYSNISREEKNIVSLVRGCIIDILNNPKYNNVYIDFNSKEDNIVLKIDELLMKRAINNLLYNSIIHNNEDVSIKVNIILDEKTHIIIEDNGRGISEEDLKYIFERYYRGTNTGYAHKGSGLGMAISRDIVKAHNGDIKVESNIGSGTKIEIIL comes from the coding sequence ATGAAATGGAAATTGACTTTAAAGTACCTTTTATCAACTGTAATAGTAGCTATGATAGTTGTTCAATTAAATATAGCTATAGCTATTTTTATATCTGTTATGATAAATGCGGATTCTTCACAAAATGGACATGGAATATTTAATAATGTAGAGGCATTTGTAAGAGATTTTAATAAAAATATTTTTAATGATACAGATGATATAAATAACGTTTATGTGAATGATAAAGGTAAAGAAATATTAAAAAAAGATAAAATGTGGATACAAATATTAGACAGTGATGGAAGTGTAATTTACAAGTATAATGCACCTAATAATATCCGAAATAAATACACACCTGTTCAGTTAATAAATACATATAAATATGCTGGAGTAGAAGATAATAAATCTACAGTTTTAGTTGCTGAAAAAAATATAAATAATTACTCATATACATACCTAATTGGATTTCCAATGAACAAGGTGAGTAGAACTAGTATAGTTACTGAATCTGAGTCATTAAGAAATATAATATCAAAAGTTATATTGGCGATTATAATAGTAGACTGTATAGTAGCTACAGTGATAGGGTATATATTTAGTAAATCTTTAACTAAACCTGTAAAAAGTATAATTGGTGGAGTTGAAGATCTAGCTGGTGGAAACTATGAATCATATTATAAAGAAAAAGGAATATACAAGCCAGTATTTAATAAATTGAATAATTTAGCAGACACATTAAAATCAAATGAAAGAGAAAGAAAAAAAATCGAATCCATGAGAAATGAGTGGATAGCAAATATCTCTCATGATATAAAAACACCTTTAGCATCTATAAAAGGATATGCAGAATTAATGTCTAGCGGATATGATATAGAAGTAGATGAAGTATCTCAATATGCAGAGATTATAGATAGTAAGGCAAACTATATAAAAGAATTAGTTGATGATTTAAATTTAACTATGAAGCTAAAAGATGGATATTCAAATATATCCAGGGAAGAAAAGAATATAGTATCACTGGTTAGAGGATGTATTATAGATATACTTAACAACCCTAAATATAATAATGTATATATAGATTTTAATTCGAAAGAAGATAATATAGTATTGAAAATAGATGAATTACTAATGAAGAGAGCAATAAATAACCTCTTATACAACTCTATTATTCACAATAATGAAGATGTAAGTATAAAAGTAAATATAATTTTGGATGAAAAGACACATATAATTATTGAAGATAATGGAAGGGGAATATCTGAAGAAGATCTTAAGTATATATTTGAGAGATATTATAGAGGAACTAATACAGGTTATGCTCATAAAGGATCAGGCTTAGGTATGGCCATAAGTAGAGATATTGTAAAGGCTCATAATGGAGATATAAAAGTAGAAAGCAATATAGGTAGTGGTACAAAAATAGAAATAATACTTTAG
- a CDS encoding response regulator transcription factor — MESLIRKSKILVVDDEVEILKLIKKALKKEGFENIYIADNGTNGLEIFKNENPDLAILDIMLPDIEGYDVCKKIRQTSDIPVLFLSAKGEELDKLVGLSIGADDYITKPFSIKELALRVKIQLRRSKKQFNIEEKINNNIIKVGPFEVNEQTLEVKKNGELLELKPKELKMFMYMVKHKNQIISKEKFCDEVWGDDFIGYDNTIMVHIRRLREKIEDNPSKPEYIINVKGLGYKFLVKE; from the coding sequence GTGGAGTCTTTAATAAGAAAAAGTAAGATATTAGTAGTAGATGACGAAGTAGAGATATTAAAGCTAATAAAAAAGGCACTTAAAAAAGAAGGATTTGAAAATATTTATATAGCTGATAATGGAACTAATGGATTAGAAATATTCAAAAATGAAAATCCAGATTTAGCCATACTAGATATTATGCTTCCGGATATCGAAGGATATGATGTATGTAAAAAAATAAGACAAACATCAGACATACCAGTATTATTTTTATCAGCGAAAGGAGAAGAATTAGATAAATTAGTAGGATTATCTATAGGTGCTGATGATTATATAACAAAGCCATTTAGCATAAAAGAACTAGCACTTAGGGTAAAAATTCAACTTAGAAGAAGTAAGAAGCAATTTAATATAGAAGAAAAAATAAATAATAATATTATAAAAGTAGGGCCATTTGAAGTGAATGAGCAGACTTTAGAGGTAAAGAAAAATGGAGAATTATTAGAATTAAAGCCTAAAGAATTAAAGATGTTTATGTATATGGTAAAACATAAAAATCAGATAATAAGTAAAGAAAAGTTTTGTGATGAAGTATGGGGAGATGATTTTATAGGATATGATAATACCATAATGGTTCATATAAGAAGACTGAGAGAAAAGATTGAAGATAATCCTTCAAAGCCAGAATATATAATAAATGTAAAAGGGCTTGGATATAAGTTTTTAGTAAAAGAATAG